In Arthrobacter sp. UKPF54-2, the following are encoded in one genomic region:
- a CDS encoding PhoX family phosphatase — protein sequence MSVPTGRKFSLLPMLGHTKGKRSPVTCALKCDNACSGEVCNSSSNDYFRDIASATMSRRSALGFGAAGALAVVFGNGVTSAQPATAGGPGLAAAAKDGFGKSKLKFTAIAPVDAAVDAFTVPAGFSWQPIIRWGDPLFNDSPAFDVDRQSAKAQARQFGYNNDYTDILPLDAKKRRAVLFTNHEYTNENIMVPAGFDAAETRAIGRAAHGLTVVELERKNTNQPWSYVKGAPLNRRFLTDTSYELTGPAAGSALVTTVADPSGRTIKGTLGNCSGGTTPWGTILSGEENFNGYFVSAGTSAADKRYGLTSKPTARQWELDDPRFDTRNPGYANESNRFGWIVEVDPQDPTSTPKKHSAMGRFKHEGANVIIAKSGHVVAYMGDDERFDYLYKFVSRDKYREGDRKHNLTLLSEGDLYVAKFTGDSPAAEIDGSGKLPSDGAFDGSGVWLPLVVGGKPMVPDMSVEEILVYTRVAADKVGPTKMDRCEDVQPSLHTGKVYVVCTNNSDRGKTGKEGATEVNPRTLNRDGHIVEITETGDQTSTKFNWNLLMVCGDPAKNTSAYFAGFPADQVSPISCPDNVAFDSVGNLWISTDGAPSSIGYADGLFKVTLDGPERGRVEQFLAVPRDAETCGPIIHDEERHVFVAVQHPGEEGSFAAQHSAFPDYVPAGATPKPGQARIPRPSVVQVFRTDD from the coding sequence ATGTCTGTCCCCACCGGACGAAAGTTCTCCCTGCTGCCCATGCTGGGCCACACCAAGGGCAAGCGCAGCCCCGTGACCTGCGCGCTCAAGTGTGACAACGCCTGCTCGGGCGAGGTCTGCAACAGCAGCTCCAACGACTACTTCCGCGACATTGCCTCCGCCACGATGTCCCGTCGCTCCGCACTCGGCTTCGGCGCCGCCGGCGCGCTCGCCGTCGTCTTCGGCAACGGCGTGACCTCGGCGCAGCCGGCCACCGCCGGCGGTCCCGGCCTGGCCGCCGCCGCCAAGGACGGCTTCGGCAAGTCCAAGCTCAAGTTCACCGCGATCGCTCCGGTTGACGCCGCCGTCGACGCGTTCACCGTCCCCGCAGGCTTCTCCTGGCAGCCGATCATCCGCTGGGGAGACCCGCTCTTCAACGATTCGCCGGCCTTCGACGTGGACCGCCAGAGCGCCAAGGCGCAGGCCCGCCAGTTCGGCTACAACAACGACTACACGGACATCCTGCCCCTGGACGCCAAGAAGCGCCGTGCCGTGCTCTTCACGAACCACGAGTACACGAATGAGAACATCATGGTCCCGGCCGGCTTCGACGCCGCGGAGACCCGGGCCATCGGTCGCGCCGCCCACGGGCTCACCGTCGTCGAGCTGGAGCGCAAGAACACCAACCAGCCGTGGAGCTACGTCAAGGGCGCGCCGCTGAACCGGCGCTTCCTGACCGACACCAGCTACGAACTGACCGGCCCGGCCGCCGGCTCCGCGCTGGTCACCACCGTTGCCGACCCGTCCGGGCGGACCATCAAGGGCACGCTGGGCAACTGCTCCGGCGGCACCACCCCCTGGGGCACCATCCTCTCCGGCGAGGAGAACTTCAACGGCTACTTCGTCTCCGCTGGAACATCCGCCGCCGACAAGCGCTACGGCCTCACCAGCAAACCGACCGCCCGTCAGTGGGAGCTGGACGACCCCCGCTTCGACACCCGCAACCCCGGGTACGCCAACGAAAGCAACCGCTTCGGCTGGATTGTGGAGGTGGACCCTCAGGACCCGACGTCAACGCCGAAGAAGCACTCCGCGATGGGCCGCTTCAAGCACGAGGGCGCCAACGTCATCATCGCCAAGTCCGGCCACGTGGTCGCCTACATGGGCGACGACGAGCGCTTCGACTACCTCTACAAGTTCGTCTCCAGGGACAAGTACCGCGAAGGCGACCGCAAGCACAACCTGACCCTGCTCTCCGAGGGCGACCTCTACGTCGCCAAGTTCACCGGGGACTCCCCGGCCGCCGAAATCGACGGCTCCGGCAAACTCCCCTCCGACGGAGCCTTCGACGGTTCGGGCGTCTGGCTTCCGCTGGTGGTGGGAGGCAAGCCCATGGTTCCGGATATGTCCGTCGAGGAGATCCTGGTCTATACCCGCGTCGCCGCGGACAAGGTGGGCCCCACCAAGATGGACCGCTGCGAGGACGTCCAGCCCAGCCTGCACACCGGCAAGGTCTACGTGGTCTGCACCAACAACTCCGACCGCGGCAAGACGGGCAAGGAGGGCGCCACCGAGGTAAACCCGCGCACCCTGAACCGTGACGGCCACATCGTGGAAATCACCGAAACCGGGGACCAGACCTCCACGAAGTTCAACTGGAACCTGCTGATGGTCTGCGGCGATCCGGCCAAGAACACCTCCGCCTACTTCGCCGGCTTCCCGGCCGACCAGGTTTCGCCGATTTCCTGCCCGGACAATGTGGCCTTCGACTCGGTCGGCAACCTGTGGATTTCCACGGACGGGGCCCCCTCGAGCATCGGTTACGCGGACGGCCTGTTTAAGGTCACCCTCGACGGGCCCGAGCGCGGCCGCGTTGAGCAGTTCCTTGCCGTGCCGCGCGATGCCGAGACCTGCGGGCCGATCATCCACGACGAGGAGCGGCATGTTTTCGTCGCCGTGCAGCACCCCGGCGAGGAGGGCTCGTTCGCGGCCCAGCACTCGGCGTTCCCGGACTACGTGCCCGCAGGCGCGACGCCGAAGCCGGGGCAGGCCCGGATTCCCCGCCCGTCCGTAGTCCAGGTCTTCCGCACCGACGACTAG